A genomic region of Cyprinus carpio isolate SPL01 chromosome B11, ASM1834038v1, whole genome shotgun sequence contains the following coding sequences:
- the LOC109078070 gene encoding ras-related protein Rap-1A, with the protein MREYKLVVLGSGGVGKSALTVQFVQGIFVEKYDPTIEDSYRKQVEVDGQQCMLEILDTAGTEQFTAMRDLYMKNGQGFALVYSITAQSTFNDLQDLREQILRVKDTEDVPMILVGNKCDLEDERVVGKEQGQNLARQWNNCAFLESSAKSKINVLDIFYDLVRQINRKTPVEKKKAKKKSNCILL; encoded by the exons ATGCGTGAATACAAGCTTGTGGTGTTGGGCTCTGGCGGTGTGGGCAAATCAGCCCTG ACAGTCCAGTTTGTCCAGGGAATTTTTGTGGAGAAATATGACCCCACAATAGAAGACTCCTATAGGAAG CAAGTGGAAGTGGATGGCCAGCAGTGCATGTTGGAGATCCTGGACACAGCAGGAACA GAGCAGTTCACAGCTATGAGGGACCTGTACATGAAAAACGGTCAGGGCTTTGCACTTGTGTACTCAATCACAGCGCAGTCCACATTCAACGACCTGCAGGACTTAAGAGAGCAGATCCTACGAGTAAAGGACACAGAGGAT GTGCCAATGATCCTGGTGGGTAATAAATGTGATCTGGAGGACGAGAGGGTGGTGGGGAAAGAACAGGGGCAAAATCTGGCCCGGCAGTGGAATAACTGTGCCTTTCTAGAGTCCTCCGCCAAATCTAAGATCAACGTCCTTGAT ATCTTCTATGACTTGGTCAGACAAATTAACAGGAAAACACCAGTGGAAAAGAAGAAAGCGAAAAAGAAATCAAATTGTATCCTCCTGTAG